In the genome of Flavivirga spongiicola, one region contains:
- a CDS encoding ATP-binding cassette domain-containing protein, with the protein MDLLKVTDLNKSYGKKSILRNINLECKVGEIIGIFGRNGTGKSTLLKLIFGTVKADSILIKVNSEIISQKAIIPSKKIGYLPQDTFLPKERKVREIIPLFFPNGDDQDKIFYSPQVSSFEKTKIGKLSLGQLRYLELLIIGNLKHQFLMLDEPFSMIEPIYKDVIKSLLLELKKTKGIILTDHYYNDVLQITDKNFVIKDSEIIEIIDKSDLVKYEYLRSNE; encoded by the coding sequence ATGGATTTATTAAAAGTAACTGACCTTAACAAATCTTACGGAAAGAAATCCATCTTAAGAAACATAAATCTTGAATGTAAAGTTGGAGAGATAATTGGAATCTTTGGTCGAAACGGAACAGGAAAATCAACTTTATTAAAACTAATTTTCGGAACAGTCAAAGCTGATTCAATTCTTATAAAAGTAAATTCAGAAATTATTTCTCAAAAAGCTATTATTCCTTCAAAAAAAATAGGTTACTTACCACAAGATACTTTTTTACCAAAAGAACGGAAAGTGAGAGAAATTATTCCTTTATTTTTTCCAAATGGAGATGACCAAGACAAAATTTTTTATTCACCACAAGTGTCGAGTTTTGAAAAAACAAAAATTGGGAAACTATCATTAGGACAATTACGCTATCTTGAATTATTGATTATTGGAAACCTAAAACATCAATTCCTAATGTTGGACGAGCCATTTTCTATGATTGAGCCGATTTATAAAGATGTGATAAAAAGTTTATTGCTCGAACTAAAAAAAACAAAAGGTATAATTTTGACTGACCATTATTACAATGATGTTCTTCAAATAACAGATAAAAATTTCGTTATTAAAGATTCGGAAATAATTGAAATAATAGATAAAAGTGATTTAGTGAAGTATGAATATTTAAGGTCAAATGAATAA
- a CDS encoding tetratricopeptide repeat protein, whose translation MKKSYILIIFITFLNCKNDVYSDKDKLIITEEGNTSLLYKNSYENGIIKDSIAGLNFDKGIEESSRLNFKKAKEYYEYANQLDPNNITIINALGSVYNHLQNFQESNEQFEKAIKLDSTDSVTYLNYGFSKASNDEFTKAIDYYKKGVSYERSGERRAYFYYNISKAYYNLNSYEKAEFYIDKSIELVNNKIIRKEILNFKKEITEK comes from the coding sequence ATGAAAAAATCCTACATTTTAATAATATTCATTACTTTTTTGAATTGTAAAAACGATGTTTATTCGGATAAAGACAAATTAATTATAACCGAGGAAGGTAATACAAGCCTGCTATATAAAAACTCTTATGAAAACGGAATAATTAAAGATTCAATTGCAGGACTGAACTTTGACAAAGGAATCGAAGAAAGTTCTCGTTTGAATTTTAAAAAAGCTAAAGAATACTACGAATATGCAAATCAGTTAGACCCGAACAACATAACAATAATAAATGCTCTAGGCAGTGTTTACAACCATTTACAGAATTTTCAAGAATCAAATGAACAATTCGAAAAAGCTATAAAATTAGATAGTACAGATTCAGTAACATATCTAAACTATGGATTCTCTAAAGCTAGCAATGATGAATTCACAAAAGCAATAGACTATTATAAAAAAGGCGTTAGTTATGAAAGGAGTGGAGAACGAAGAGCTTATTTCTATTATAATATATCTAAAGCATATTATAACCTAAATAGCTATGAAAAAGCTGAATTTTATATTGATAAATCTATAGAATTGGTTAATAATAAAATAATAAGAAAGGAAATATTAAACTTCAAAAAGGAAATTACAGAAAAATAA